The Arenicella xantha genome window below encodes:
- a CDS encoding cytochrome c1, producing MKKFTILLIALVTGLAAGSSALAAGGHGAVEDKVYLNMSDKASLQNGAKLFMNYCLACHSAEYSRYERVATDLDIPLYQLKENLMFTTEKPGDLMKTTMPAEDAKSWFGVAPPDLSLVARVRGSDWIYTYLRAFYQDESTPSGWNNSLFANVAMPHSMYELQGVQRLVKRLDAHDLASASGHDAEPLAANQKLVGDAIFELQHTGKMTPAEFDKSIADLTGFLTYLGEPAQLQRKTIGVYTLTFLIILLLLCMLLKKEYWRDVH from the coding sequence ATGAAAAAATTTACCATTTTATTGATTGCCTTAGTGACCGGTTTAGCGGCAGGCTCCAGTGCTCTTGCTGCTGGTGGGCATGGTGCAGTCGAAGACAAAGTATATTTGAATATGTCAGATAAAGCGTCGCTGCAAAATGGCGCTAAACTGTTCATGAACTATTGTTTGGCTTGCCACAGTGCCGAGTATTCGCGTTATGAACGTGTTGCGACGGATCTAGATATTCCTTTGTATCAATTGAAGGAAAATTTGATGTTCACGACTGAGAAGCCTGGTGATTTGATGAAGACCACTATGCCCGCTGAGGATGCTAAGAGTTGGTTCGGTGTTGCACCGCCTGATTTGTCTTTGGTAGCTCGAGTGCGTGGTTCAGATTGGATATACACCTACTTACGTGCTTTTTACCAAGATGAATCGACCCCAAGTGGTTGGAACAATTCTTTGTTTGCGAATGTTGCCATGCCCCACTCAATGTATGAGTTACAAGGCGTACAGCGACTGGTTAAACGTTTAGATGCGCACGATCTAGCCTCGGCTAGCGGCCATGATGCAGAGCCGTTAGCCGCTAACCAAAAATTGGTTGGCGATGCGATTTTCGAATTGCAGCATACAGGTAAGATGACTCCAGCCGAGTTCGACAAGTCGATCGCTGATTTGACGGGTTTTTTGACCTATCTTGGTGAGCCTGCTCAACTACAACGTAAAACAATCGGCGTGTACACATTAACCTTCTTGATTATCTTGCTATTGCTTTGCATGCTACTTAAGAAAGAGTACTGGCGTGACGTCCACTAG